The Mucilaginibacter sp. PAMB04168 genome contains the following window.
GTGTATCGTGAGTACATGATATGTGGTGGGCAAATCATTTTTCAAGGTTTGATCGTTAGCCTGTACATGCCCGCTAAACGGTGGGACTACCTGGGTAACATGATGACTATATCACTGGCAGGTGCATTATTATTGTTACCTGTTTTATGGATAGGCAAATGGTTGGCATTCAGCGCATGGTTATATACAGCAGGCTTTATGGGCGTAGCCGGATTGATGCTTTTAGAGCATATTCGTCGCACACAGCTACTTCAATTGGGCTGGCTGCTTACCATCACGTGGGTAGTTTACCGGTTACTGGTGTTGTTTCTTATCTTTAAACTCAACTAAATCATTATGTATCATAAAATAATATTGGCAGGTGGCAACGGTTACCTAGGTACTGTACTCGCTAATTATTACCAGTCATTAGCTGAGCAGGTTATCATTTTAAGTCGCAAGGCCGCCCCTGCAAAGGGTAACATTACAACGTTGGTTTGGGATGGCAAAACCGAGGGTGCATGGACTACAGCTTTACAAGGCGCTGATGTAGTGATTAATCTTTGCGGCAAAAATGTGAACTGCCGCTATAATGAGCGCAACAAGCAGGAAATTCTATTATCCCGTATTGTGCCTACCACTTTGCTGGGTAAAGTGATTGAAAACCTTGCACAGCCTCCAAGGTTATGGATCAACGTCACATCTGCTACTATTTATCGCCATGCCGAAGATCATCCGCAAGACGAAGCTACAGGAGAAATAGGCGAAGGATTTTCTGTAGATATATGCAAGCAGTGGGAGCAAAGCTTCTTTAACTGCCATACCCCGGCTACCCGTAAAGTGGCTCTGCGCATGGGTATTGTATTGGGCCGCAGCGATGGTGTTTTCCCGCGGTTGCTTAACCTGGTAAAGCTGGGTATGGGCGGCAAACAAGGTAACGGGCAGCAAAAAGTAGGTTGGGTGCATGAGCACGACGCAGCCAGCATAACCCATTGGCTTATGGAGCATGATGATTTAGATGGCACAATCAATTGCACCGCACCTAATACTGTTGGCAATGCCGAGTTGATGCGTATTATCCGCAAAACCTATGGAATGCCGTTCGGTTTGCCGGCCCCTGCATGGCTGCTAGCCATAGGTGCAGTGGTTATTGGTACCGAAACGGAGCTTATCCTTAAAAGTCGTTGGGTGGCGCCTAAACGTTTGTTAGACGCGGGATATCGGTTTCAATTCGGTAACGCTGAAGCAGCAGTTAGGGATATAATATAATGAAGTCATCAACAAAAGCTTTTTTGGTTATAGCAGTGCCCTTATTGTTCGCATTTGGTGTGTATGCCGTTTTTTTGTTCAAAGGTCTTTCAGCTTTAATGGGTATAATGACGGTAAGTTTCCTGCTGCTCGTTCCCTGTGCACTACCTTTAATTTCTACGCCTCCTAGTGGGCAGGCCGGATCATGAAGGATATTCAGAACAATATATTAAAAGTGATTAAACAACGCGTAGAGTAACCATGCCAGTAATTACGTTACAAACCTTTATACAAGCGCCCGTTGAGGGATGCTTTGATCTGTCGCGCAGTATTGATCTGCATCTGCAATCTATGCAGCAGCATAGCGAGAAAGCAATAGCAGGTGTAACCAGCGGACTGATTGGACCTGGAGATACGGTTACCTGGAAAGCCCGGCATTTTGGCCTGCCTTTTACCATGACTGTGCAATTAACCGAAATGAAATATCCGGTTTATTTTGTAGACCAGATGGTAAAAGGGCCCTTCAAGTGGTTCAGGCATTACCATGCTTTTCGGGCGCAAAATAACGGCACCTTGATGACCGATGAGTTTGTTTTTAAATCGCCTTTAGGCTGGCTGGGCAAAATAACAGACAAACTTGTGCTCCATAGCTATTTGCAAAAAATGCTGCAGCAACGAAACGATTTTATCAAGCGTGCGGCCGAAAATTCACCAGTAAATCTTTACCATCATGAACTTAGTACAGCAACAACTGCGTAGCCAAATCAAAACATACGTATGGATCATTATCATTGGCTTGGCCATTAGTGGCCTAACAGCCTTCCCGCTAGAGAGTGAACTGGCCTGGCTAACTCATCATTCAGGCGCTTTGCCGGTGGGTATGCAAAAATGGCTCAACATGATTTATGAGGCTATCCGCCAAACAAACCAGCAATATCCTTACCTGAGTTATGGTACCGATTGGCTTGCGTTTGCACATGTGGTACTGGCAATTTTATTTGTTGGCCCATTGATTGACCCGGTTAAAAACATTTGGGTGATACAATTTGGTATGATTGCCTGCGTGCTGATCTTTCCTTTAGCTTTTATTGCAGGCCCCATTCGCCACATACCCGTTTTTTGGCGTTTTATTGATAGCTCATTTGGCGTAATATGCTTTATACCGCTGTGGTTAACCTATCGGTCGGTTAAAAAGCTGGAGAAGTTGCCAGCTAATTCCCAATCAATGTCTTTCCTTTAGTCAGGTTTATAAGTCTGATCACGATTAGCGTAATGCCATACGTAACCAAAAAGAATAGAAGCTTATACGCTATATAAGCGCCCAGCCCTATCTCATTTGCCTCAATATGTAACGGCCTTAAAATCTCGGGCGTTAAAAAAACCAGAATGATGGGATGAATCAGATAAACGCCGTAAGTACTTTGGCGGGGTTGTAAGTAATTTAAACCTTTTATGGTTCGCACTTTAAGCAGTAAGGTGAACACTGCTAAAGAATATAAAATGTTACTAAAGCGCAAAGTGTTAGTGGCATGTCCGCTATGGATAGAAGTTAAAGCATAAACCTCAAAATTAGCCGCCAGGTAAGTAACTATTATTGCTAATACAGCTACAAAGTAGGGTAACCCGTTTACTGCAGCCTCAACCTGAGGCCAGTACTTGCGCAACTGGGCACCTAACCATAAAAAGAAAACGTAGCCCAATATAGCGGTTGTATGAGCAGGGTTAATCCACGCGTAATAGGCGTTTACGCAATAAAATAAGGTGCATGCCAGTAGCGCTATGCCAAACCATTTACTATATAAATGCTTTTTAAAAATAAGCAGTAGGGTAATGCTCACCATAAAGTTAATAATAAACCAATAATTGGTATACAGATAAACCTGCTGTATTTCCTGCCATATATTAGGCCAGTTAAACCGGTCATCATGATACATATTGGCTTTTACTTTCAGATTGATTGCAAAGCACACAATAAACAGCACCGACCAAAATAGCCACGGGCTGAACGTGTTACTAAAACGACGTTTTAAGTATTGCCAGGGCGTGTAATCGGTAAATTTATCGCCAATTAAAAAGCCAGCCAGCAAAAAAAAGGTGATGGTGCCAAATTTGGTTAACTGCGTAAGCAAGTTGTAAGCCGTTACCTTAGCAGTACCCGGTGTAAGTGCAACGCCGGCGCCTAAAACATGTTCCGCTACAATGGCCATCATAGCTATACACCTGATATGGTCAATAAAATCGTAATTGTGCTTTTTAGGCGCTTCGTTAACTAAGTTTTGCATAAATGTAAAGGCTGTGCGGCACGTAAAGTATCTGGCCCGGCAAAAATATAATCCTTTAACGCATTTTCATCGCTTTTAAGTTGGAAGTGTTTAAATAAAAAAGCCGCCTGCAAGGCAGGCGGCTCGAGGTAACGGCTAATATATATAAGGGATTAGAACTTAAAGCCCAGGCCAATTTGCCAAACCTGGTTACGGTAATCCGGAACGCCCGAAGATCCGTTCGGATTATTCTCTTGAAAATCTATGGTATAACGGCCGCGCAAATCTACATTGCGGTTCAAATCAAGCTGAATACCTATTACGCCGCCTACAAAGGTTTTATCGCCGTTGTAAGAGTATTTTTCTTGCTGTATTACATCAAAACCGTCATAATAAGTATTACGGGTATTCATCAGGAATGACACCTGCGGTCCAACCAGTACATTAAAAGCAGGAGCAAGCTTCAGTTTTGCTAAAATCGGCACGTCGATAAAGTTGGCGCGTTGAGCAAAATCGCCATAAGCGGTATTAGCACGGTAGCCTTTTTGCGAGTACAATATCTCGGGTTGAAAAGACAGTGGGTAAACAATGGGAATGTCGACAAACAGACCAAAGTTAGCGCCCAGCTTAGTATCGGTACTAAAATCGGAGTTGCGTGAACTCACCGTGTTGGCAATGTTCAACCCACCGGTTAAGCCCACACGCGGCTGATAAAAATCGTCGGATGAGCGCTGTTTGCGATAACCCCGGCGTTGTGCATCGGCAGTGCCTACTATAAGCAGCACCATGGCTGCCAGTAATAATTTTCTTTTCATGAGTTAGTTTTTAATTCATACTTGAATGCTTTATAGATTCAATTAATACGCATTGGTTTATTTGAGCGGTAAATAATTTTGTTTAAAATGTTTAAACATTAAGTACGTTTGGTGCTTATCAAGGGCAGGTTACTTATTTTTGACTGAGCTTATTTTTATGATCAATTTGAAAAAGCGTTTGGCATTGCTGGCGTTTATAAGCCTTACCTCAGGCAGCAGCTTTGCACAGCAAACCGATTATATATCGTTACTAAATACCCAAAACCATTGGGTAGATTCGGTATTCAGTAAGCTGAACCGCAGGCAAAAAGTTGCGCAGCTGTTTTTTATACGCGCCCATACCAACAAAGGCCAGGCTTATGCCGACTCGGTTGCCGAAGTAATTAAGAAAGAGCAGCCAGGCGGTTTGGTGTTTTTTCAGGGAGGGCCGGTAAGGCAGGCCAACTTAACTAATCAGTATCAAAAACTGGCTAAAATACCTTTACTCGTAGCTATGGATGGCGAGTGGGGGCTGGGCATGCGTTTGGATTCAACTATATCCTATCCCTACCAAATGACCTTGGGCGCCATACAGGATAACGCGTTGATTAACCAAATGGGGCAGCAAGTAGCTTATGATTTTAAACGCCTGGGTATGCACCTTAACTTTGCCCCGGTTGTAGATGTAAATAACAACCCAAACAATCCTGTAATTAACTACCGGTCGTTCGGCGATGATAAGTACAAGGTTGCCTTACGCGCTGTAGCTTATATGCAAGG
Protein-coding sequences here:
- a CDS encoding TIGR01777 family oxidoreductase → MYHKIILAGGNGYLGTVLANYYQSLAEQVIILSRKAAPAKGNITTLVWDGKTEGAWTTALQGADVVINLCGKNVNCRYNERNKQEILLSRIVPTTLLGKVIENLAQPPRLWINVTSATIYRHAEDHPQDEATGEIGEGFSVDICKQWEQSFFNCHTPATRKVALRMGIVLGRSDGVFPRLLNLVKLGMGGKQGNGQQKVGWVHEHDAASITHWLMEHDDLDGTINCTAPNTVGNAELMRIIRKTYGMPFGLPAPAWLLAIGAVVIGTETELILKSRWVAPKRLLDAGYRFQFGNAEAAVRDII
- a CDS encoding SRPBCC family protein yields the protein MPVITLQTFIQAPVEGCFDLSRSIDLHLQSMQQHSEKAIAGVTSGLIGPGDTVTWKARHFGLPFTMTVQLTEMKYPVYFVDQMVKGPFKWFRHYHAFRAQNNGTLMTDEFVFKSPLGWLGKITDKLVLHSYLQKMLQQRNDFIKRAAENSPVNLYHHELSTATTA
- a CDS encoding acyltransferase, with product MQNLVNEAPKKHNYDFIDHIRCIAMMAIVAEHVLGAGVALTPGTAKVTAYNLLTQLTKFGTITFFLLAGFLIGDKFTDYTPWQYLKRRFSNTFSPWLFWSVLFIVCFAINLKVKANMYHDDRFNWPNIWQEIQQVYLYTNYWFIINFMVSITLLLIFKKHLYSKWFGIALLACTLFYCVNAYYAWINPAHTTAILGYVFFLWLGAQLRKYWPQVEAAVNGLPYFVAVLAIIVTYLAANFEVYALTSIHSGHATNTLRFSNILYSLAVFTLLLKVRTIKGLNYLQPRQSTYGVYLIHPIILVFLTPEILRPLHIEANEIGLGAYIAYKLLFFLVTYGITLIVIRLINLTKGKTLIGN
- a CDS encoding porin family protein, which gives rise to MKRKLLLAAMVLLIVGTADAQRRGYRKQRSSDDFYQPRVGLTGGLNIANTVSSRNSDFSTDTKLGANFGLFVDIPIVYPLSFQPEILYSQKGYRANTAYGDFAQRANFIDVPILAKLKLAPAFNVLVGPQVSFLMNTRNTYYDGFDVIQQEKYSYNGDKTFVGGVIGIQLDLNRNVDLRGRYTIDFQENNPNGSSGVPDYRNQVWQIGLGFKF